A stretch of Canis lupus familiaris isolate Mischka breed German Shepherd chromosome 11, alternate assembly UU_Cfam_GSD_1.0, whole genome shotgun sequence DNA encodes these proteins:
- the EGR1 gene encoding early growth response protein 1 — MAAAKAEMQLMSPLQISDPFGSFPHSPTMDNYPKLEEMMLLSNGAPQFLGAAGASEGSGGSSSGGSGGGGGGGGGSGGSSGSAFNPQGEAGEQPYEHLTAESFPDISLNNEKVLVETSYPSQTTRLPPITYTGRFSLEPAPNSGNTLWPEPLFSLVSGLVSMTNPPATSSSAPSPAASSSSAASQSPPLSCAVQSNDSSPIYSAAPTFPTPNSDIFPEPQSQAFPGSTGAALQYPPPTYPAAKGGFQVPMIPDYLFPQQQGDLGLGTPDQKPFQGLEGRTQQPSLTPLSTIKAFATQSGSQDLKTLNTTYQSQLIKPSRMRKYPNRPSKTPPHERPYACPVESCDRRFSRSDELTRHIRIHTGQKPFQCRICMRNFSRSDHLTTHIRTHTGEKPFACDICGRKFARSDERKRHTKIHLRQKDKKADKGVVASSAATSLSSYPSQVATSYTSPVTTSYPSPATTSYPSPVPTSYSSPGSSTYPSPVHSGFPSPSVATTYSSVPPAFPAQVSSFPSSAVTNSFSASAGLSDMTTTFSPRTIEIC; from the exons ATGGCCGCGGCCAAGGCCGAGATGCAGCTGATGTCTCCGCTGCAGATCTCCGACCCGTTCGGCTCCTTTCCTCACTCGCCCACCATGGACAACTATCCCAAGCTGGAGGAGATGATGCTGCTGAGCAACGGGGCTCCCCAGTTCCTCGGTGCAGCCGGGGCCTCGGAGGGCAGCGGCGGTagcagcagcggcggcagcgggggcggtggaggtggagggggcggcagcggcggcagcagcggcagcgCCTTCAACCCTCAGGGGGAGGCGGGCGAGCAGCCCTACGAGCACCTGACCGCAG AGTCTTTTCCCGACATCTCTCTGAATAACGAGAAGGTTCTGGTGGAGACCAGTTACCCCAGCCAAACCACGCGGCTGCCGCCCATCACCTACACTGGCCGCTTCTCTCTGGAGCCTGCACCCAACAGCGGCAACACCTTGTGGCCAGAGCCCCTCTTCAGCCTGGTCAGCGGCCTCGTGAGCATGACCAACCCACCGGCCACCTCGTCTTCGGCGCCGTCTccagcagcctcctcctcctccgccgcctcTCAGAGCCCACCCCTGAGCTGTGCCGTCCAGTCCAACGACAGCAGCCCCATTTACTCGGCCGCGCCGACCTTCCCCACGCCTAACAGTGACATCTTCCCGGAGCCGCAGAGCCAGGCCTTCCCGGGCTCCACGGGCGCCGCGCTCCAGTACCCGCCTCCCACCTACCCTGCGGCCAAGGGTGGCTTCCAGGTCCCCATGATCCCTGACTACCTGTTTCCACAACAGCAGGGGGACCTGGGCCTGGGCACCCCCGACCAGAAGCCCTTCCAAGGCCTGGAGGGCCGTACCCAGCAGCCTTCGCTCACTCCGTTGTCTACCATCAAGGCCTTTGCCACGCAGTCGGGCTCCCAGGACTTGAAGACCCTCAACACCACTTACCAGTCCCAGCTCATCAAACCCAGCCGCATGCGCAAGTACCCCAACCGGCCCAGCAAGACGCCCCCCCACGAACGCCCGTACGCCTGCCCGGTCGAGTCCTGCGACCGTCGCTTCTCCCGCTCCGACGAGCTCACGCGCCACATCCGCATCCACACCGGCCAGAAGCCCTTCCAGTGTCGCATCTGCATGCGCAACTTCAGCCGCAGTGACCATCTCACCACCCACATCCGCACCCACACGGGCGAGAAGCCCTTCGCCTGCGACATCTGTGGGAGAAAGTTTGCCAGGAGCGATGAGCGCAAGAGGCATACCAAGATCCACTTAAGGCAAAAGGACAAAAAAGCAGACAAAGGTGTTGTGGCCTCCTCAGCTgccacctccctctcttcctacCCGTCCCAGGTGGCTACCTCCTACACGTCCCCGGTTACTACCTCTTATCCCTCCCCAGCCACCACCTCCTATCCGTCACCTGTACCCACCTCCTACTCCTCTCCCGGTTCCTCAACCTACCCATCCCCTGTGCACAGTGGCTTCCCCTCACCCTCAGTGGCCACCACATACTCTTCCGTCCCCCCTGCTTTCCCGGCCCAAGTCAGCAGCTTCCCTTCCTCGGCTGTCACCAACTCCTTCAGCGCCTCTGCAGGGCTTTCGGACATGACAACCACCTTTTCTCCCAGGACAATTGAAATCTgctga